GCCCATGCCGCGCCTGCGGGCCGGGTGCGGCATGCATCGTCGTTATGCGGGACGGGGTAAGCTGCGGTCGATTGGCGTCGGGGCGCAGTCCGCTGCCGGGCGATATCCGTCACACCCGCAGGCGGTCCTCCATGATGTCCATCAGGTAGCGGCCATAGTCGTTCTTCAGCATGGGGGCGGCCAGCGCGCGCAGTGCGTCGTCGTCGATGTAGCCCCTGCGCCAGGCGATTTCCTCGATGCAGGCGATTTTCAGCCCCTGCCGGTCCTGCACGGCCCGCACGAACGAGGCCGCCTGGTGCAGCGATTCGAAGGTGCCGGTATCCAGCCAGGCCACCCCGCGCCCCAGGAATTCCACCGACAGGTTGCCTTCGCGCAGGTACAGGTTGTTCAGGTCGGTGATTTCCAGCTCGCCGCGTGGCGAGGGGGTGAGCCGGGCGGCCAGTTCCGGCGCGCGTCCGTCATAGAAGTAGAGGCCGGTGACCGCAAAGCGCGACTTGGGCGCGGCGGGTTTTTCCTCGATGCTGATGACCTTGCACGCGTCATCGAATTCGACCACGCCGTAACGTTCCGGGTCGCGCACCTTGTAGCCGAACACCACGCCGCCGTGTTCCAGTCCGGCGCACTGCCGCAGCAGAGAGGGCAGCCGGTCGCCGTAGAACAGGTTGTCGCCAAGGATCAGGCAGCTGGGTTCCCCGGCCAGAAAGTCGCGCGCCAGCACGAAGGCCTGGGCCAGTCCTTCGGGGCGGGGCTGCGCGATGTAGGTGAACGCAAGGCCCAGTTGCGCGCCGTCACCCAGCAGTTCGCGAAAGCGCGGTTGGTCCGCCGGGGTGGTGATGATGCATATTTCGCGGATGCCCGCCAGCATCAGCACCGACAGCGGGTAGTAGATCATGGGCTTGTCGTACACCGGCATGAGCTGTTTGGAGACGCCCATGGTGATGGGGTAGAGCCGCGTGCCGGACCCCCCGGCGAGAATGATGCCTTTCATGCCGACCTCTCTGGTGATGGTGCCGTGCGGGCACGGCAGTGCGGCATGGTAGCCGGGACGGGGCGGGAAGGGAAGGGGGGGCCGGGCGGGCGCTTCCGGTGGAGGCGCAACACCGCTCCGGCGGATTGCGTGGCGAACGGCCCGGAGGGAATGGGGGGGCGCTGTCTGGTGATGCGCGCTGGCGGGCGGTCCGGCGCGGGCCGGACCTGGCCGGACCTGGCGGGACCTGGCCGGGCCGGGCGTCCGGGCAACAAAAAAGACGGCCTAGCCGTCCTGTGGCACCCTTTGCGGAAGGGCTTTGGGGTGTGCTCGCGTTTTTTGGTGGTCCGGGGGGAACAGCCTTGGGGGAGGGCCTTGGTGCGGGGTTCCCCCCGGACGCGAGACGAGACACACTCGAGAAGAGGTATACCCCCGGAACCATGGCCCGTCTGTTAGAAATTTTGCGGGGGGTGGTCGGACATGGCGGTAAGTGGTTGCTGACGTCCGGTATTGTTGAGGAATGGGGAAATTCTAATGCGGGGGCGGTGCTGTGGCCGTTGTTGGCGGGGGGAAATCCCGACCTTGCGGGGCGGGTGGGGGTGTGCTATCGACATCGGCCCTGCAAGTCGGGGAGCTTGGCGCGGCGAAAAGGCTGGCGCTGGCGCAAGGATGCGGCCCGCTTGTGGCCGCCCGGACGGAATTTTACGAACATTTCCGGGGCTCGGCGGCGCGCCATGGCATTCCGGGGCATTCCGGGGTTGACTTCCTGCCCGGAATGAGGATAAGTCAGCCCTCTCTCGTCATGGAGGATACTAATGTACGCGATTATCGAAACGGGTGGCAAACAGTTCCGCGTCGAAGAAGGCGCCAAGATCTTCGTCGAGAAGCTCGAGGCCGAAGCCGGCAGCGAAATTGTCATCGATAAGATTCTGATGCTGGGCGGCGGCGCGTTTTCCGTCGGCGCTCCCTATGTGGAAGGCGCGAAGGTCACCGCTGAGGTGGTCGAACACGGTCGCGGCGAAAAGCTCATCGTGTTCAAGAAGTGGCGCCGCAACGACTCCCGCAAGAAGCAGGGCCACCGTCAGGATTTCACGGCCCTGAAGATCAAGGCCATCCAGGCCTAGCGCCAAGGAGAACACGTCATGGCACATAAAAAAGCAGGCGGCAGTTCCCGTAACGGTCGCGACAGCGCCGGACAACGCCGCGGCGTGAAGCGCTTCGGCGGCGAGCGGGTTCTGGCAGGCAACATTCTCGTCCGTCAGCTGGGCACTCGCGTGCACCCCGGAGACAACGTGGGCATGGGCAGGGACTACACCCTGTTCGCCACGGTCGAGGGCACCGTGAAGTACGAAAAGTACACCCGCAAGAAGAAGGTCCAGACCCGCGTGCACGTGGTGCCCGCCCAGGCGTAGGCCAGGCGCACATACACGTCCACGGCTTGCATTTCCGGGGCGGAAGTCGCGTAGCGCTCTTCCGCCCCTTTCGTGTTTGCCACGCGCTCCGGTCCCGTGTAGTGCACGGGCCAGATCGGCCAACCCGGCCCGTTTGGCAGGTCGCGTGACCGGCCAGGGGGCATGGTGGGCGTGGCGGGCACCAGCGGTCCCCCCGGCTTCTTCGGCATCCGTCGCGTTCACGGCGTTCCTTGGTGTATACTGTGCCGGGGGGCACGGGTATCGTCGGGCATGTCGGCGGTTTCCGGCCTCGTCTCGGCTTTCCGGACGTTCCGGGCGCCGCATCCATCGCTTATCCACAAGTATTCAAGGCAGGCTCACCATGCGCTTCGTTGACGAAGCCACCATCACGGTTCGCGCGGGCAACGGCGGCAACGGCTGCGTTTCGTTCCGCCGCGAAAAGTTCGTGCCGCGCGGCGGTCCCGACGGGGGCGACGGCGGCGACGGCGGCAGCGTCATCCTGCGCGCCTCCACCCGGCTGCTGTCGCTGTACGACTTCCGCCTGCAACGCAACTACGAGGCGCAGAACGGGCAGGGCGGCATGGGCAGCCAGTGCCATGGCCGCAAGGGCGACGACCTGACGGTGGAATTGCCGTTGGGCACCCAGATCTATCAGGTGACCGACGACGGCGAAACCCTGCTGGCCGACCTTTCCGACCCCGACACGGCTTTCGTGGTGGCGCAGGGCGGGCGCGGCGGCAAGGGCAACGAGCACTTCAAGTCGTCCACCAACCGCGCCCCGCGCTTTGCCCAGAAGGGCGAGGCCGGCGTGGTGCTCTCGCTGCGCCTGGAACTGAAGATCCTTGCCGACGCGGGCCTGCTGGGCCTGCCCAACGCGGGCAAGTCCACCTTCATCTCCAAGGTGTCGGCGGCGCGTCCCAAGATCGCGGCCTATCCGTTCACCACGCTGACGCCCAACCTCGGCGTGATGATCGACGATGCCGACCCGGAGCAGCGGCTGGTCATCGCGGACATTCCCGGCCTCATCGAGGGGGCGCATTCCGGGCAGGGCCTTGGCCACCGCTTCCTGAAGCACGTGGAGCGCACCCGGTTCCTGGTGCACATCCTGAGCGTGGAAGACGTGTCGCTGGACAGTCCCGACGGCCCGTGGAGCGGCTTTGACCTCATCAACGAGGAACTGGTGCGCTTCGACGCGGACCTTGGCCAGCGGGTGCAGTTGCAGGTGGTCAACAAGATCGACCTGCGCACCGCCGAAGACGTGCAGGCCCTGCGCGAGCGTGCCGCGGCCGACGGGCGCACGGTGCTCTTCATGTCCGCGCTCACGGGCGACGGCGTGGAGGAAGTGGTGACCGAGATGTGGCGCATGCGCGACGCGCTGGACAACAACGAGGCCCTGGTGCGCCTGCGCGAGACCGAGGAATTCGACGAGGAAGAAAGCGACATCGAGGTGATCTGGGTGCGCGAATAAGTCCGGCGCAAGCCGGCGACGCGCCCCGCATCCCAACGGAGCGACGGCATGTCCAGACGGGACGAGGCGAAGCGGGACAGGGCGGATACGGCGGGCGACTGGCAGGCCGAGCGGCGCAGGGCGCTGGCGGATGCCCGTTGCATCGTGCTCAAGGTGGGCAGCGCCGTGCTGACCAACGGCGATGGGCTGGACCTTGCCATGGTGGAATCGCTGGCGGACCAGCTTTCCGCCCTGCAGGAAGGCGGGCGGCGCGTGGTGCTGGTGTCTTCCGGCGCGGTGGCGGCGGGGCGCGGCGTGCTGCGCAGTTGCTGCGAGATTGCGGGCATGCCCCACCGGCAGGCGGCATCGGCCATCGGGCAGAGCCGCCTGATGCATCATTATGATGAAGCCTTCGCCCGGCGCGGGCGCATATCGGCCCAGGTGCTGCTGACCCGCGACGACCTGAAGAGCCGCAACCGCTTTCTCAACGCCCGCAACACCTTTGCCGCGCTGCTCGACTGGGGCGCCATTCCCGTGGTCAACGAGAACGACACCGTGGCCGTGCACGACCTGAAGTTCGGCGACAACGACTGTCTGGCCAGCCTGCTGCTGAACATCGTGGAAGCCGACCTGTTCGTGAACCTGACCTCGGCGGGCGGCGTGTTCGCGCAAAATCCGCAGAACAACCCCGATGCCTGCGTCATGGACTGCATCGACGACGTGCACGGGCTGGATCTGGACGGGCTGTGCGGCGGCAAGACCTCCGTGGGCACCGGCGGCATGTATTCCAAGCTGCTGTCCGCGCGGCGCGCCGCGCAGATCGGCGTGCCCACGCTCATCGTGCCCGGCCGCGAGCCCGACGTGCTGGCCCGCGCCTTCGCGGGCGAGGCCATAGGCACCTGGGTGCGCGCCGACGTCAGGACGGTTTCGCGCCGCAAGTACTGGCTGGCCTACCAGTCGGACCCGGCGGGCACCGTCACCGTGGACGAAGGCGCGGCCCACGCGCTGCTGCAAGGTGGCAAAAGCCTGCTGCCCGGCGGGGTATGCGCGGTAGAGGGGGGCTTCGGCTCCGGCGCGCTGGTGCGCGTGGCCGCCCAGGACGGCACGGTCATCGGGGTGGGGCTGTCCAACTATGCGGCGGCTGAGCTGCGGCGCATCATGGGCCACAAGCGCCACGAGGTGGCGGCCCTTCTGGGTGACGCGCACTATCCCGAGGTTATTCACCGCGACAACCTGTTGCTGGATGCCGTGGTTTAGTCGCGAGGATTTTGCCGCATGGCGGCGTCAAACAGGGATGGTTGCTGCGGTCGAGTACCACAAAAGTACACTCCCTCCGCAACCATCCTGTTTTCCTTGCCCTGCGGCAAACTTCTCGCGACGAAACTGGATGGACTGTCCGTAAATGCTGGCGGTGAGGCTCCCAATTCGCCCCATACTGTAGGATTCCATTTCCTGTTCTGAAGCAAGGACCCCGCGCATGACCGTACACGCACCGCACGCCACGCCCCCCTGCATCCTGACCATCGCCGGGTCCGATTCCGGCGGCGGCGCGGGCATTCAGGCGGACCTGAAGGCCATGACCGCCCTCGGCGGCTTCGGCATGAGCGTCATCACCGCGCTCACGGCCCAGAACGGCCTGGGCGTCACCGGCATCCACGCCCCGGACGCGGAGTTCGTGGCCCTGCAACTGACCACCGTGCTGGACGGTTTTCCCGTGGTCGGGGCCAAGACGGGCATGCTGTTCTCCGCGCCCATCATCGAGGCCGTGGCCGACGTGCTGGACGCCCGCAAGAATTTTCCGCTGGTGGTGGACCCGGTGTCCGTGAGCCAGAGCGGCCACCGCCTGCTGCGCGAGGACGCCGTGGAGGCCATGGTGCGCCGGGTGCTGCCCCTGGCCGACCTGTTGACCCCCAACCGGCCCGAGGCGGAAATGCTGGCGGGCATGGACATCGCCACCGAAGGCGATGCCCGCGAGGCGGTGCGCCGCATCCTGGGCATGGGACCGAAGGCCGTGCTGCTGAAGGGTGGGCACTTCGAGGGCAGCGGCGACCTGGTGGACTGGCTGGGCCTGCCCGGCGGGGCAGACGGCGAAGCGGACATTGTCGCGCTATCCCAGCCCCGCGTGGACACCCCCAACAACCACGGCACCGGCTGCACCCTGTCCGCCGCCATAGCCACCTGCCTGGGGCTTGGCATGAAACTGCTGCCAGCCGTGCAGCGCGCCCAGCGCTACCTGAACCTGTGCCTGCGCGAAAGCTACACGCCGGGCCGGGGCTTTGGCCCGCCCAACCATGCCGCGCCGTTGACCCTGCGGGATTTCTAGCGGATTGCCGACAGCCCCGCCCCGTTGGCAGGGGTACCGCACGGCATGCGCCGCGTGCGCCGCGTGCGCCACATGCCGTGGAAGGGGCGGCATATCCGGCATATTCGGGCCGCCCCATGGGGCGGCCCTTTGCATTTGCAGCGCGCGGGATTGCCCGACGGCCTGTCTTCGCGTCCAGTCAGACGGACGGCCGGACTGATGGCCGGACTGATGGCCGGAAGACCTCGCAACGGCCTGCAAAACGGCTGGTCCCGCTCCTGCTTCCTTCACCAGGTGCCGCCAGAACGGCCCGAACCTGCCGACTTGGAAATATCATGGACCTGAGGTAGGCTTTTTCAGGTGCGGAAAGCCCCTGTCGGGTCGCCATTCGACCATGGGGCTGGGCGCCCGCTCCGGCGGTCAGTCTGGCCTGGTTGTCAGCCCGGTCCGGTTGCCAGTTTGGCCCGGCGGCCAGTCTGGCCCGCCTGCCAGGCTGGTTTGACCGCAGCACCGCCCGCAAACCGATCCCGCTCGGCCCATCCCGCGCTTTTCCACCCGTAGCCAGCGCCACCCCGAACGCCTCCACAGGACGATGCATGACCCCCCCCCTGCCCACGTTCCACGCCCCCGCAGAGCGTTCGGCCGATGCCGACCTGCTGCGCCAGGCCGGGCTGTTCCGCGATCCCACCCTGGTCAGCCTGCTCGATTCGGTGACGGACATCGTGCTGATCCTGAACCGGCACCGCCAGATCGTCTTCGTCAATCGCAACCTGCTGGACCTGCTGTCCCTGTCCGACGGCACCAATCTGCTGGGACTGCGCCCGGGTGAACTGTTCCACTGCGAGAACGCCTGCGAAGGCCCCGGCGGCTGCGGCACGGCGGACGGCTGCCGCGAATGCGGGGCGGTCAAGGCGGTCCTGTGCGCCCTTGGCGACGAGCGCAGGGTGGAGGAATGCCGCATCACCCAGCGCAAGGGCGACGACGTGCTGGCCTACGACCTGAAGGTCTGCGCCACGCCGTTCGACAGGGACGGCGAGCGGTTCGTCATCTTCGCCATCAACGACATCAGCCACGAGAAGCGGCGGCGTGCGCTGGAGCGCATCTTCTTCCACGACATCCTGAACACGGCGGGCGGCCTGCGCAACCTGGCCCAGATGATCCTGGAAGAAGTGCCCCTGGACCTGCGCGGCGATACCATGCTGCTGCACCGTTTTTCCAACTCGCTGGTGGAAGAGATCGTTACCCAGAAGCTGCTGCTGGCCGCCGAAACCGACGAACTGCCGGTGGACCCGCACCCGGTGGACGGGGTGGAACTGCTGCGCGACGTGGCCAACCTGTACGCCGGGCACGAGACCGCGCGGGGGCGTGCCCTTACCGTGCTGTCCTGTGCCGCCGACACGGCCATGGTCACGGACTCCACGCTGCTGGGCCGGGTGCTGGGCAACCTGGTCAAGAATGCGCTGGAGGCCACCCCGGAACAGGGCGAGGTGCTGCTTGGCTGCGACTGCGACGGCCAGTGCGTCACCTTTCGGGTGCGCAACCCCGGCTACATCCGGCCCGACGTGCAGCGCCAGATATTCCAGCGTTCGTTTTCCACCAAGGGTGCGGGGCGGGGGCTTGGCACCTACAGCATCCGTCTGCTGACCCAGAATTACCTGAAGGGCCGGGTGGGCTTCGAGACATCGCCTTCGGGCTGGACGGAATTCTGCGTCCGCCTGCCGCGCAACGCCTTCAACGGTACGGTGTCCGATACGCCCGATACGCCCGATACGCCCGAAACGCTTGGTCCGCCCGATACGCCCGATGCACCCGGAAACGTGCCGGGCGAGGCGCCGGGGTTCGCCTCCGGGTGGGCGCGCGAGCAGGGGCAGGGGGCTGGTGAAGGCCCGTTGTGGACCGACAACGGCGGCGCGCCCGGAAGCGACGCAACAGCATGGGGGAGCGATGACACAGCCGTTGCGCGTGCTGGTCGCTGAGGACGACTCCGTCGGCGCCGCCCTGCTGTGCGGGCTGCTGGCGCGCGAGGGGCATGTGGTGATCGGCCCCGCCGCCATGGGCGAGGAGGCCGTGCGCCTGGCCCGAGACGAGCGCCCCGACGCCGTGCTCATGGACATCTGGCTGGCCGGTGACATGAACGGCGTGGAGGCCACCCGCGCCATCACCGCCGACTTCGACATCCCGGTCATTCTGGTTACCGGCGCCACAGAGGCCACGGACCACGACCTCATGGAACAGGTGGCGGGCAGCGGCGCCCTGGGCTTCATGTCCAAGCCGGTCACCGGCGACGCCCTGCGCATGAACCTGCGCATCGTGCGCCACCACACCCGCCTGCACGCCCGGTTGCGCGACAGCGAGCAGCGCTACCGTTCCATCTTCGACAATGCCGTGGTGGGCATCTACATGGCCGACCCGGACGGGCGCTATCTGGTGTCCAACCGCGCCTTCGCCGGGATGCTGGGTTGGGCAGGCCCGGGTGATCTGGTTTCGGGCGTGCGCTCCATCGACGCGCAAATCTACGAGGCGCCGGGGCGGCGGCAGGAACTGCTGGCCCGCTTGCGCGCCGAAGGCACGGTGGCGGGCTTCGTTTCGCAGGTGTACGGCCGCGACGGCGACCTGCTGTGGGTGTCAGAACATTGCACCGCCGTGTACGACTGGGCGGGCGAACTGCTGCACTACGAGGGCATAGTGGTCAACGTCACAGCCCGCATCGAGGCGGAGCAGCGCTGGCGCACCACCCTCGGCATCCTGCGCAGCACCATCGACGCCATGCCCGACCACGTGGTGCTGCTGGATCTTGATCGCAACGTGATCATGGCCAACGCCTCGTGGGTGCGCCAGATGTGCGGGCCGGGACTTCCGGATGCGCCGGATCAGACGGATACGGGAGGGGCGGTGGACGGCACGGTCATGGTGCGCTGCCCCGACTGCGTGTCCGAGGACGGCGGCCCCACGCCCCTCGACCGCTTTCTGCTGGAGTGCAGGCACCAGTCCGGCCCCGTGCGCCTGCTGCCCGGCGGCGAGCCGTGCGTGTGCAGCGTATCGCCCTACCGCACGCCGGACGGTACGGTCATCGGCGCGGTGCTGGTGCTGCGCCGCGACGGTGAAGGATGCTTCGCCGCTTGCGAAGGGTTGGCCGCACCGGCGGGCATGACGGGGCGCCGGGGGGTGTGATGCGCAAGCACCAGTTTGCCAAGATTGACTGCGACTGCACCCGCCGGGCCACCCATCTGAAGTGCGTTTTCTGCGGGGTGATGGAATACCGCAGCCTGGACGAGGCGCGCCGCATGACCCTGGGCCAGGCCGAATGCCAGCATCCGGATGCGCCACAGGTGCCCCCGCAGGAAAAGTTCCGGGCCATGATGGGCGGCACGCTGGATTGCCTTGCCCCGGACTACGACACCCATTTCAAGCAGGACTGATACGGGTTTGGCCGGATCGGGCAGGGTGGGCCGGATCGGGGGGCCGCTCCGGCAGTCGTGCCGTCCCGGTGTTGGCACTCTCTTTTTCAGCGGGGTTCAGGCCTGCTGTCCCCTCCCTGTCGGCTGGCGCATGACCATGTCCGCTTGCCGCGCGTGCCGACCAGCCCCTCTGTGCCAGCCAACGCATCTGCCCTGACCAACGCATCTNNNNNNNNNNNNNNNNNNNNNNNNNNNNNNNNNNNNNNNNNNNNNNNNNNNNNNNNNNNNNNNNNNNNNNNNNNNNNNNNNNNNNNNNNNNNNNNNNNNNGCCCTGACCGGCGCATCTGCCCTGACCGGCGCATCTGCCCTGACCGGCGCATCTGCCCTGACCGGCGCATCTGTCCTGTCCGGCGCAGTTACCCTGACCGGCGCATCTGCACGGGCCATGCCTGCCTGCACCGTTCTGCCTCGAACGGTGCAGCTTCGTTTCCGTCCGACAAAAAATCATGTTTCATTGGCGAGTGCCCTGCGTCGGGTGATGCCGCAGGTTCATGGTTCGCATGCAGCATCCATCGCCGCGTGGCCGGGAACACCATTGTCCCGCCCCGGTGGCGAATGGGACGCGGCAACACGGTGTGCGCTGGCGCACAAACTATAACATCGTCTCATGCCGTGGACGCACCATCGTCATGATGGCAAACTTGCGGCAGCGGTGCGGACGGTGTGGAGCCATTGCCAGGACAGCGCTTTGATCGGAGCACGCAGGTCCGGAACGATAGTTCTTGTTTTCACGATCTAAACATCCTGTTGTTTTTTCCGATATTGCAGATAGGATCAATGGTTCTACCGTGCGCACGGGGTGCGCGCGGAATCACCCAGACGGGGGTCATGATGGGCATTCGGCAAAAACTCTTTCTCCCCTTCGCGCTGTCGGTTCTGTTGCTGGGCGGCGGTGCCTACTGGTTTCTGGCTGGCGAACTGACGGACCTGAAGGGGGTCTTCCTGCGCCAGATGGCGCGGGCCAAGGCCAACGAGGTCGGCCAGTCGGTGGAACTGCTGGCGGCGCAGGCCCTGGAACAGGCCGCGCTGTTCTCGCAGTTGCCGGAAGTGCAGGCGGCCTATGCCACGGCGCTTTCCGGCAAGATAGACGACGAAAAGGATCCCATGGCGCAGCAGGCGCGCGAAGCCCTGCGCCGTGAACTTGCCGCGCACCTTGCCTCGTTCGAGGCGGTGACGGGGCGCAAGTTCAAGCTGCACTTCCATCTACCCAACGGGCGCAGCCTGGTGCGGCTGTGGAGCAAGAAGCAGATCAAGCGCGACGGGCAGGACATCGACGTTTCCGACGACATCTCCACCTTCCGCAAGACCGTGATGGACGTGAACCGCACCGGCCAGCCCATGAAGGGCATAGAGGTGGGGCGCGGGGGCTTCGACATTCGCGGGGTTTCGCCGGTGAAGGGCGCGGACGGCAAGCAGATCGGTTCGGTGGAAGTGCTCATCGAGTTCGCTCCGCTGCTCAAGATCGCCTCCAGCGCCGAGGGCGAGGACGTCCTGCTGTACATGAACGCCTCTCTGGGGGCGCTGGCCCAGGGCATGAGCGACACCGCAAAGCATCCGCGCGTGGGCAACGACTTCATCTTCGCCTCGGGAAATCCGCAGATTCCCGCCGCCGCGCTGGTCACCCCGCAGCTGCTCCAGGCGGGCAAGCAGGGGCTGAGCACCGCAGAGGGCGGCGATACTGCCCTGGTGGCCTTCCCGGTCAAGGATTACCGGGGCGAGCAGGTGGGCGTGTTCGTGCATGCCTCGAACATCAGCGGGGCCACGGCCATCTTCGAACGCTTCTCGGGCATCATGCTGGGGGCGCTGCTGGCGCTGCTGGTGGTGCCGGGGGTGGTGTTCTCCGTGCTGGTGTCGCGCTTCGTCACCACGCCGGTGTCGCGCGTGGTGGCGCTTATCCGCGACATCACCGAGGACCGCGCCAACCTGAACGACCGCCTGAACGACGCGGGGCGTGACGAGATCAGCCAACTGGCCCGGTGGTTCAACCGGCTCATGGGCAAGATCGAGGACATCCTGTGCTCGGTGGAAGGCTACAAGAACGTGGTCAACGCCATCCCCGACCCGGTGTTTGCCGTGGACGACGAGTACAACATCATCCTCGCCAACACCGCCGTGGCCCGCATCGCCGGGGTGGACGACGGCGAGAAGGTGCGCGGTCGCCGGTGCAGTTCCATCTTCAACGCCTCCATCTGCGGCACCTCCAAGTGCCCCATCAACCAGGCCATGCAGCGCGGTGGCCGGTACGAGGCGGACATCGTGGAGCTGAACATCCTTGGCCAGACCCGCTACGTGCGCCCCTACGGCGACATCGTGCGCGACTGCCACGGCAACAAGGCCGGATATCTGGAAGTGGCCAGCGACGTGAGCGAACTGGTGATGAAGGAACGCGACCTGCACGCCCACATGGCGCGCATGGAAACGGTCAACGCCGAGCTGGTTTCCGTGGCCGGGCAGGTGGCCGACGCCACCGGGGCCATCGAGAGCCAGACCGAGGGCGTGATGCGCGGCACAGAGAACCAGCGCGGGCTGATCACCGAATCGGTGACCGCCATCGAACAGATGAACGCCACCATCATGGAGGTGGCGCGCAGCGCCGCCAATGCCTCGCGCCAGGCCGACAGCGGTCAGGCCCGTGCCCAGGAAGGGGCGCGGGTGGTGGATGAGGCGGTGACGGCCATCGGCCAGGTCAGCAACCTTACCGGCGTGCTGCGCGGCAACCTTGGCGAACTGGGGCGGCAGGCGGAATCCATCGGCCAGATCATGAACGTAATCAGCGACATCGCCGACCAGACCAACCTGCTGGCGCTGAACGCGGCCATCGAGGCGGCCCGCGCCGGTGACGCCGGGCGCGGCTTTGCCGTGGTTGCCGACGAGGTGCGCAAGCTGGCGGAAAAGACCATGAACGCCACGCAGGAAGTGCGCCGGTCCATAGAAACCATCCAGTCCGGGGCCACGCGCAACATCGCCAGCATGGAAGAGGTGGCCGGTGCCGTGGACAACGCCACGACGCTGGCTGGCCGCTCGGGCGAGGCGCTGCGCGAAATCGTGGCGCTGGTCAACGACACCTCGGCCCAGGTCACGGCCATCGCCACGGCGGCAGAGGAACAGTCCGCCGCCAGCGAGGAGATAACCCGCAGCGTGACCCAGGTCAGCGATCTGTCCGACGACACCGCCCGCCGCATGGAAGAGGCGGCGCGGGCCATCAACGACCTTGGCGCGCTGGCCGCGCGCCTGCGCGAGATCGTGCAGGGCTGACGCCCGCGCGGTGCATGATGCAACACGGCCCGCTCCCGCAAGGGGGCGGGCCTTTTCGCGTTCGGTACCAGGGGGCGGATGGGGGGGGGCAGGGAGGCGGCACGGAACGGAAGAGCGCGTCCCGGCAGCGTGGATGGGCGAGCGTGAATGGGCCAGCGTGGCCGGAAGTGGCGGCGGGTACATGGTTGCCGTTCTTGGTGGCGTTCATGGTGTGTGGTTGCCGGTAGTGATGCGTGATGGGCGCCCGTGCACCGGAAAAGGGCGGGGGCAGGTGCGTTCGTGCCATGGTAGGCCGGGGTCGACTGGGGGCGCATGGGGCCGACCGGGGTTGACCCGGGTTGACCGGGAGCGCATGGGGCAGCCTTGGGCCGCCTCGGGTCGAGCGGGGCAGCCTTGGGTCGAGCGGGACAGCCTTGGGCCGCCGGGGGTAGCTTGGGGCGGCGTGGAGCGATTCGGGTCGACCTGGATAAATAATGGTGGTGCGTGTACGCACAAAGTGGAGTATTGTTGACACCAGTTGATTGTAGGTGCTAGTCGGACGAAGAGATGGGCGCAGGCCGGAACATTCCGGCCTTCCCGACGGACCATGCGGTGCCGCGTGCGGCACCGGGGGTGGCATGGCGGGTGGCTGCCCGCCGCGAGAGTGCGCGGCGTGCGGCCGATTGCGAGTGCCGGATGGTGGGTGCGCCGTGTGCCTGTAAGGCGCGGGGTGTGCCAACGAGCGCCGAAGCGGGCCGTGCGCCCGCAGTGTCTGCATGCGCCGTGCGCCATGCATGCGTAAGGACGCGCGAATGGCCAAGACCACCTTCACCCTTGCGGAAGCGGCGAACCTCCTGAGCTGTCACAAGGAGACGCTTCGCCGCGCCATCAAGGACGGTACGTTGCGGGCTGCCCGCCTGGGGCGCGGCTACCGCATATCGCGCAGTGACCTGG
This DNA window, taken from Nitratidesulfovibrio sp., encodes the following:
- a CDS encoding methyl-accepting chemotaxis protein, whose translation is MGIRQKLFLPFALSVLLLGGGAYWFLAGELTDLKGVFLRQMARAKANEVGQSVELLAAQALEQAALFSQLPEVQAAYATALSGKIDDEKDPMAQQAREALRRELAAHLASFEAVTGRKFKLHFHLPNGRSLVRLWSKKQIKRDGQDIDVSDDISTFRKTVMDVNRTGQPMKGIEVGRGGFDIRGVSPVKGADGKQIGSVEVLIEFAPLLKIASSAEGEDVLLYMNASLGALAQGMSDTAKHPRVGNDFIFASGNPQIPAAALVTPQLLQAGKQGLSTAEGGDTALVAFPVKDYRGEQVGVFVHASNISGATAIFERFSGIMLGALLALLVVPGVVFSVLVSRFVTTPVSRVVALIRDITEDRANLNDRLNDAGRDEISQLARWFNRLMGKIEDILCSVEGYKNVVNAIPDPVFAVDDEYNIILANTAVARIAGVDDGEKVRGRRCSSIFNASICGTSKCPINQAMQRGGRYEADIVELNILGQTRYVRPYGDIVRDCHGNKAGYLEVASDVSELVMKERDLHAHMARMETVNAELVSVAGQVADATGAIESQTEGVMRGTENQRGLITESVTAIEQMNATIMEVARSAANASRQADSGQARAQEGARVVDEAVTAIGQVSNLTGVLRGNLGELGRQAESIGQIMNVISDIADQTNLLALNAAIEAARAGDAGRGFAVVADEVRKLAEKTMNATQEVRRSIETIQSGATRNIASMEEVAGAVDNATTLAGRSGEALREIVALVNDTSAQVTAIATAAEEQSAASEEITRSVTQVSDLSDDTARRMEEAARAINDLGALAARLREIVQG
- a CDS encoding HAMP domain-containing sensor histidine kinase; protein product: MTPPLPTFHAPAERSADADLLRQAGLFRDPTLVSLLDSVTDIVLILNRHRQIVFVNRNLLDLLSLSDGTNLLGLRPGELFHCENACEGPGGCGTADGCRECGAVKAVLCALGDERRVEECRITQRKGDDVLAYDLKVCATPFDRDGERFVIFAINDISHEKRRRALERIFFHDILNTAGGLRNLAQMILEEVPLDLRGDTMLLHRFSNSLVEEIVTQKLLLAAETDELPVDPHPVDGVELLRDVANLYAGHETARGRALTVLSCAADTAMVTDSTLLGRVLGNLVKNALEATPEQGEVLLGCDCDGQCVTFRVRNPGYIRPDVQRQIFQRSFSTKGAGRGLGTYSIRLLTQNYLKGRVGFETSPSGWTEFCVRLPRNAFNGTVSDTPDTPDTPETLGPPDTPDAPGNVPGEAPGFASGWAREQGQGAGEGPLWTDNGGAPGSDATAWGSDDTAVARAGR
- a CDS encoding PAS domain S-box protein, with translation MTQPLRVLVAEDDSVGAALLCGLLAREGHVVIGPAAMGEEAVRLARDERPDAVLMDIWLAGDMNGVEATRAITADFDIPVILVTGATEATDHDLMEQVAGSGALGFMSKPVTGDALRMNLRIVRHHTRLHARLRDSEQRYRSIFDNAVVGIYMADPDGRYLVSNRAFAGMLGWAGPGDLVSGVRSIDAQIYEAPGRRQELLARLRAEGTVAGFVSQVYGRDGDLLWVSEHCTAVYDWAGELLHYEGIVVNVTARIEAEQRWRTTLGILRSTIDAMPDHVVLLDLDRNVIMANASWVRQMCGPGLPDAPDQTDTGGAVDGTVMVRCPDCVSEDGGPTPLDRFLLECRHQSGPVRLLPGGEPCVCSVSPYRTPDGTVIGAVLVLRRDGEGCFAACEGLAAPAGMTGRRGV
- a CDS encoding helix-turn-helix domain-containing protein yields the protein MAKTTFTLAEAANLLSCHKETLRRAIKDGTLRAARLGRGYRISRSDLEAFWTAQGGGALFGDGESPADMPPAERPAPSKAKKPEGPRQLTLPTS